A stretch of DNA from Ricinus communis isolate WT05 ecotype wild-type chromosome 4, ASM1957865v1, whole genome shotgun sequence:
TGTgtaatttatttgtatatagtTTAATGACTTAGCTCTTTCAAATCTTGATCTTTAGGTGTACAAGTCCTTGGGGTCCAAGTGTTCTGAACAAATTCTTGAGGTGATCATCTTTccttaatttaaattatcatcaaaatcaatatATGGTACTTAACAGATGCTTTAAGTAGCATCTTCTAAGCTTAGTATACTATGATATAATGTTGTTTTGTAGTGGCCTAAACAGTGTTTTGCTGATTTGCTGTATTTTGCCTGTAATAGAATCAGTCCCAATTTTTTGTTTTCGGAGTTCAAGGCTTTCGTGCAATACGTGGGCTGAAGAGTTGCTCAGTTTCCTTTTCAATTCCATTTTGTTGCATTTTACTTcattttttctctaatttgaTTATGgctaatttttcattataagAAGTAAAGGTTTTGTGGACTTGGTTAAAATCACAAGATAACGTTTGTTGAATGATATCAAatgctttataatttatttacttttttattcaaGAAATTTTACTGCTTTACTATTAATGCCTATGTTTTCAAATGCTGCTTTGATTCCATGCAGTAGGCAAGAATTGGCAGTGATTCCCTTTTGGCTGTCATTCCAGATCCAGTGACATGTTTTTCAACTGCAAGATACTCTCAGAAACAAATCTTTAGAGTACTATCAGACTCAAGTTTGGTAGTTGTTGATTGGATCACTAGTGGCCGCCATGAAAGTGGAGAAAAATGGGATTTTGAACTTTATAAGAGCAGCAACAACATTTTCTTGGATGACGATCAACCTTTGTTTCTTGATACTGTAATAATTCTCTCTCAGTTCTATTTTTCACAGCTTCTTCAATATTCATTGTTCTAATCAATTAGAATGCTATTTTAGAAGTTTAACTGAGAAAATTCTACACTTCTATTGTACCTAAGTTATATATGTCACCAACAGCTAATCCATTCCGATAATGTAGTagaacttttttctttctgtccATCAAGGAACACAATGGGGCTTGAATTATATGATAAAGAAGCTACTTTGTCCTGTAAAACGAACACCCCATCCTTCCTTCCATCTTCAGATATTTCAACCCAGAACCTCCGTGTTAGCAGTATATTGTTCTAACCATCTGTGCGAATCCTTGGTAACAATGTATCAACAGATATTGCAAAATGAATCAACTGCTTACATATTGGGCAGACAGATTCAATCGTTCTTGGTCACTGGTGCTAGTTTGTTATGTCATTAGATGGGTACACAGAATTGCTGTTTCTGCAAATAAGCAGACAGTCTGATCTCTCCCCTATCTTGCTTGGGGAATTGCTGGTGTTTTTCGGTCTTTGTTTCGCATGGCCAGTAATATTTCTGGTAAGTCCCCAAACCTCTAAAGCTTTTGCGAAAATTGTGAACAAGaagttaattttgatttttaagtttCCTCCTTACCAAAAACCTTTTGACAATGGTCTTCACAGGTTCAGTTGCGTGATTATTCTGAATCTTATATTTTACATGCTTTCTACTCATCCTTGTGGCTGCTCTCTTTTAGACAAAACTCTCTTTTGAGCTTTTGACTTTTAGGTCTGTGTCTGCTAACTAATGCATGGATATACTTATTCTTGTCACAAGGTTGACAAAGGTATTTTATTAGTGTAAACCTGAGAGGTTTTGAATTTTCCTTATTGTTAAATACAAGGAGTCTTCTATATTGCAGTCATTTTGCTAACTCAATCATGCAAGTCTTTTTCTGCTTCTGTCAcaaatgttttaatatcctattaCAGGTATTGCTAGAGCAAGGAAGCGCTGGCATTATCAGAGAACGTATGCGAGACTACCAAGTTATTGCAATGGTTATACTCTTGGGGTAGACACTTTAATTATGTAGTGTAATATATCTGCACCTATGTGATTCTATAATTTCAGTTGTACAGTTTGGTAGTTTAGTCAAGCTGAAAGGCCATGAAAGATTTGATAAACTGCATACATAAAATTAGTGATATCTTCTTGTAGGCCAAAGCTGAAGCACATTCAAAGTCAAGTTCAAGAAAATGTGAAAAGGATAATGTCTGAACAGTTGCATATGCCTTTTTCTGGATTGAGCGGAAACGTAAAATCAAATTCCAGCACTTTCTTCACCAAGCCACCTTTTATTGCATCCTGCAGCTTATTTGGTCCTAAGGTATTATATGGATGGCACAAGAATATTAACAAGCATTCTTACTTCCCATGTTTCTTTTAACACTGAATGAGTGCTGTGAATCTTGaccattatttctttttcttattttcttaagcTATAGGAATAGTTATACAAGAGTTTAATGATTTGAGTTTGATTGAGTGCTGCAAACTGATATTATAAACTAGCTTGTGAATCTTGAccattgtttctttttattactttagCATAAGTAACACCCAGAATTTTAAGATTTGAAACTGATCAGATTACTGGTTTAAATCTTTATAGATTTATCATGGGAAAGCTATGTCAGGAATGTTATTGTTCTTACACAAGtagtttgttttttctttcaatttaaatGTGATATTCGATCAGTATTCTTCAGGATATGTTtggaaaactattttttatgattaactATGAGTACTAGAGACATTAATGCTAGTAGATTTGCATTTCTTTTAGGCAAGTgaaagggttttttttttaaaaaattcagcAACCATCTCAATTTAGCTCAAACAATTCAAAGAAATTCATGAAAATTTCTCCAAACCTAAGGAAgaacattaaattaatatatatatatataagtgtaattttgtttctatttcttttagtcATCGCTCCTTAGctctttctaaattctaacaGTTTTGATATTTGAATAACAAGCTAGCCAATTGGTGTTCTTTGTTTCCACAGGGAATAGGCATTGTTGTCAGAATAGCTGCCATGACAACGGAATCAGTGTACAGGTTCTTGCAACATCAACTGGCTGACATGGAGCCTCTTATTGGGGTTTTACCGTATCGTTGAACAAgcttaatgattttttttttttctttttctttttctgtcaTAACTTATGATGTAGTTCTGTATTGCTGCTAGAATTTTGCCGGTTATCATGGTCTCTGTGTGTTCTATTGCTGCTGCCTTGCATATCTTCAATCAGAATAACATCTCCCGGCACATTCCCcttctttaaaatttagacAACTGAGGTTAGAGAACTGCCGGACAATTTCACGGTGATATATTGCAGAGCTTATAAGTGGTAAACTCCAAATAATAAAGTGCTTGGTTTTAGTCTTGATCTTGTTTGGATTTCGAGCTCAATTAAACCAAATGTTATCTATCTTGTTTGTTATCAGTTACTGGTTTGTCTTGAGCTTCACATGCAAATAAGGTAGCAACATTGAACAAGAAACGATAACCCGGCACAGGATGCGACACAAATGGTATGAGAATGGCATACAATATGGAATCGgcataaaaaatagtaatttttttttttagattcaaCATATTATGCCATTCGTAGACTAAGCCAATTATAGgctaaatcaattatatagttatatgtaattttattgattagattttgattgagttattaataataataaataaatcaatcaataaaaatacaacaattaataaataagctTATATATTACTATACAATTGATATAGTTTAAGTATAATGCgtgagatttttaatttatttaagaattttttaaaataatatatttgaattGAACGATTCAATAGTAAcatgaaaaaaagaagaaaaaggaattcatatttttttattttgatatattttttatcaaattcatagtgttaaattttttttattcttattgtgttaaaatattaaaaaatacggtttttatttttttctaagttacggtgttattttttttattttttaatgaaataataaaaaattagctaaagaataattaaaaaacacCCAATACcgtatttaaaaaaagtttacacagtaaaattttctttttattgattttagctctgaaaagtttccaaaaaatatataccattTAAAATCATACCGTTCTAAAAGTTGACATGATAACCTGTAtgtttagtatttattttatatattaataatgtttTTTCTGAAacagtttttcttctttttaataatacatAGGATCTGAAAACAAGAATTGCCCCTAAATGCAAATGGTTGCCACTGAAGTCCTCATTCTCATGTATCAACTTGAAAACGTTCCACAACATTATAGTGCTGAAAAACAAAAGCTTATATTGAATTCACTAATACACAAATAATGTTACAAACAACAAACAACCCAAGTTCTATTACCCATTTAGGCTGTGAAAAAAAAGGGGCTGCCATTACCATGGCACACAATCTATCAACCGAACTCATTGCTCAACAATTTGTACAATATACATGGGTAAAATTTGCACTTCTCTCAGACATAATATGCTTAAAATACAACAAAGCCTTAAAACTGTGTATATTAGCATCTCAGTCACCAGCTTATCTGATCGCATGCGGTGGAAGAGATGAACCTCATTCCAGTTTTAACTAAACTGGAGCTGCACAAATTTTTAACGTCGATCACAACTAGAACGAAATCTCGCAAGGCGCATGGAATGTTCTTCCGCGACAGATTGCTTCTAAGTTTTCTCCGGCGTAGGTGCAAAGTGGGGATACCTCCACACCTGTTAACAGATCGAGGATGCCAAGGACAAGTTGTACACACATTAGGTAATAATACTTTAGCAGTTCTGGACATATCTGCGGCCTAACGGTTTTAAGGCAGACCACTTTGGCCAACTTGATCATGcatgaattattttttcgtAAACAAAACCcaaatttgtttttcttcacTTCAACGGTTAAACaaaataatgtaaaatttCCTTGAAACCTCCACTTTATAAATGAAGTGAAAAAAGAAGTCCTTAAAAGGCTTTTCTTCAAGTCCCTAGTATGATAAATAAGAGATGTTAACATGCTAGGATTAGTTCCAACACTTAAAAGCATAATCATCCAGACTTCTTATGATCTATCCAGCTCAATATGTACACCAAGTCTAATGCATCACCTCTTTTCCCTCaatcttttctctttcctgTCTTTTAAATTATCCCCATTGTTACTCTACTGCGTGCATTTACcctttttgaaaaataaaattaaagaaaaagaactcaTAAAATTACCAGTTGCATATAGGGGCACTGAATGCGTTAAGAAGCCACCTGCAGCAACTACCCAACGAGTATGGAGCCGAAGCACAAGCAGCCGAGCACTGTCCGGAGTATCAAAATTTGATCCATTGGCATTTTTTACTGGTGCAAACTCTTCTTCGCGTAATACCTGCTCATTGGAAGAAGAAATATTCAA
This window harbors:
- the LOC8280390 gene encoding urease accessory protein D; the encoded protein is METGKVTVDKVGGKSTVTRCFSKYPLKFIIPTKVGPSKTDAVWIYTLTYGGGIVSGDSISCEFIIGHGCTAVLTTQASTKVYKSLGSKCSEQILEARIGSDSLLAVIPDPVTCFSTARYSQKQIFRVLSDSSLVVVDWITSGRHESGEKWDFELYKSSNNIFLDDDQPLFLDTVLLEQGSAGIIRERMRDYQVIAMVILLGPKLKHIQSQVQENVKRIMSEQLHMPFSGLSGNVKSNSSTFFTKPPFIASCSLFGPKGIGIVVRIAAMTTESVYRFLQHQLADMEPLIGVLPYR